One stretch of Miscanthus floridulus cultivar M001 chromosome 18, ASM1932011v1, whole genome shotgun sequence DNA includes these proteins:
- the LOC136520814 gene encoding uncharacterized protein encodes MAMSDTGSSFAQWAALYHHHHDATGPAVLPDDAAADVGNGTTAAVASPTSGGSSGGGSPTKAGGHHPQQQLLHGVEGPRIGKPAAARRRSRASRRAPVTLLNTDTANFRAMVQQFTGIPAPPAGAFGAPAGVPVINFAADYGFPPSSAVMSFDHQLQRSHSHHQAPLQEQLLRRQQQQYTSSPFGYSSGGLLQGGGGDVFASLGHGFAASAEDRMLLQSIQAAQMPHMPPVSAANTASTNGFFA; translated from the coding sequence ATGGCGATGAGTGACACCGGGTCGAGCTTCGCGCAGTGGGCCGCgctctaccaccaccaccacgacgccACCGGCCCGGCCGTCCTGCCCGACGACGCCGCGGCGGACGTCGGCAacggcaccaccgccgccgtggcgAGCCCGACGTCGGGCGGGTCCAGCGGCGGCGGGAGCCCCACCAAGGCGGGGGGCCATCAcccgcagcagcagctgctgcacgGGGTGGAGGGGCCCCGGATCGGgaagccggcggcggcgcggcggcggtccCGCGCGTCGCGGCGCGCGCCCGTGACGCTGCTCAACACGGACACCGCCAACTTCCGCGCCATGGTGCAGCAGTTCACGGGCATCCCCGCGCCCCCCGCCGGCGCGTTCGGGGCTCCGGCCGGCGTGCCGGTCATCAACTTCGCAGCCGACTACGGCTTCCCACCTTCCTCGGCCGTCATGTCCTTCGACCACCAGCTTCAGCGGAGCCACAGCCACCACCAGGCGCCGCTCCAAGAGCAGCTGCTccgcaggcagcagcagcagtacacCTCGTCGCCATTCGGCTACAGCAGCGGCGGACTGCtgcaaggcggcggcggcgacgtctTCGCCTCCCTCGGCCACGGGTTCGCCGCGTCGGCGGAGGACAGGATGCTCCTGCAGAGCATCCAGGCGGCCCAGATGCCGCACATGCCGCCGGTGTCCGCCGCTAACACCGCTAGCACTAATGGCTTCTTTGCTTGA